The genomic region CCGACCGGGCCGCCGCCGAACTTCTCGATCAGCACCGCCAACAGGTGCCGGTCGGTGTTATCGAGACCCAATTCGTCAACCCCCAGAAACTCCAGGGCCTCCGCCGCGTTGCCGGCGGTGATCATACCCTGGGCCCGTACCTGCACGTAGTCCCGCACCCGTTTCAACAGCCGGTTCGCCACGCGCGGCGTCCCCCGGGCCCGGCGGGCGATCATGGCCGCCCCGGCCGGTTCGATATCCACCCGGATGATGTCCGCGCCCCGGATCACTATGGCCAGGAGGTCCTCCGGGCTGTAAAACTCCAGCCGGCTGATCACCCCGAAGCGGTCCCGCAACGGCGACGTCAGCTGCCCCGCCCTGGTGGTCGCGCCCACCAGCGTGAACCGCGGCAGGTTAAGGCGGAGCGAGCGCGCTCCGGGGCCTTTTCCGATTACTATGTCCAGGGCGAAGTCTTCCATCCCAGGGTAGAGGATTTCCTCAACGGTCCGGGACAGGCGGTGTACTTCGTCGATGAACAGGATGTCGCCCGGACCCAGGTTGGTCAGAATCGCCGCCAGATCCCCCGGCCGCTCAATCGCCGGCCCGGACGTGACCCGGATGCTGCCGCCCATCTCCCGCGCGATGATGTGCGCCAGCGTGGTCTTCCCCAGGCCCGGCGGCCCGTAAAGCAGTACGTGGTCCAGGGCCTCGCCCCGGCGCCGGGCGGCTTCAATGCAAAGGGCCAGGGTTTCCCGGACCCTGGCTTGGCCGATGAACTCATCCAGGTAGCGGGGACGCAAGGTGACTTCGTCGACGTCTTCCACCTTTAGATCGGGCGCCACAATTCTCTGTTCCACCATCTTCCCCCCATCACTGCTGTGCGCCCATCAGGCGCAAAGCCGCGTGGACCAAGCCCGTAGCGTCCAGCTTACGATCGGGCAGGCGGTCCAAGACCTCGCGTGCCTCCCGCGGCGTATAGCCGAGGCTGGTCAAGGCGGCCAGGGCTTCGTTTTCCGCCCAACCCGCTACCAAGGGTACCCCGGCTAGCGCACTTCCCCCGACTTCCGTGGGTACCCCGCCCGACCCACTGGTGTGGGCACCCCGCAGGTCCGCGCTCACGACCGAGTTCTGCTGTTTTTCAAGCCGGTCCCGCAATTCGACCACGATGCGGCGGGCCGATTTGGCGCCGATCCCCGGTACGCTGGTCAGAACGCCGGTGTCTTCCCGCAGGATCGCGGCCCAAAGCCGGCGGGCGCCAAGACGCCCCACCACCGCCAGCGCCGTCCGCGGACCGATACCGGCCAC from Bacillota bacterium harbors:
- the ruvB gene encoding Holliday junction branch migration DNA helicase RuvB, which encodes MEQRIVAPDLKVEDVDEVTLRPRYLDEFIGQARVRETLALCIEAARRRGEALDHVLLYGPPGLGKTTLAHIIAREMGGSIRVTSGPAIERPGDLAAILTNLGPGDILFIDEVHRLSRTVEEILYPGMEDFALDIVIGKGPGARSLRLNLPRFTLVGATTRAGQLTSPLRDRFGVISRLEFYSPEDLLAIVIRGADIIRVDIEPAGAAMIARRARGTPRVANRLLKRVRDYVQVRAQGMITAGNAAEALEFLGVDELGLDNTDRHLLAVLIEKFGGGPVGLDTLAAATGEEAANLEDVYEPYLLQSGLIARTSRGRVATPSAYRHLGSPPPANADPLKRVPQETIW
- the ruvA gene encoding Holliday junction branch migration protein RuvA, whose amino-acid sequence is MIDFLKGKLVSVHPEAVVVEVGGIGYRVQVPPPLAAGMPEPGETVFLYTYLSVKETALEMFGFSGELDRTAFVLLLGVAGIGPRTALAVVGRLGARRLWAAILREDTGVLTSVPGIGAKSARRIVVELRDRLEKQQNSVVSADLRGAHTSGSGGVPTEVGGSALAGVPLVAGWAENEALAALTSLGYTPREAREVLDRLPDRKLDATGLVHAALRLMGAQQ